The following are from one region of the Actinomycetota bacterium genome:
- a CDS encoding isocitrate/isopropylmalate family dehydrogenase, protein AGKIVIKDVIADAFLQQILTRADQYDVIATMNLNGDYISDALAAQVGGIGIAPGGNVNYNTGHAVFEATHGTAPKYAGQDKVNPSSLILSGEMMFRYLGWEEAADAIVRAMENTISAKRVTYDFARMMQGATELRTSEFGDALIENM, encoded by the coding sequence AAGCCGGGAAGATCGTGATCAAGGACGTCATCGCCGACGCGTTCCTGCAGCAGATCCTCACGCGCGCGGACCAGTACGACGTCATCGCGACCATGAACCTGAACGGCGACTACATCTCCGATGCCCTCGCCGCTCAGGTCGGCGGGATCGGCATCGCGCCAGGCGGGAACGTCAACTACAACACCGGCCACGCCGTCTTCGAGGCCACGCACGGGACCGCCCCGAAGTACGCCGGGCAGGACAAGGTCAACCCCTCGTCGTTGATCCTGTCCGGGGAGATGATGTTCCGCTACCTGGGGTGGGAGGAGGCAGCGGACGCCATCGTCCGGGCGATGGAGAACACCATCTCGGCCAAGAGGGTGACCTACGACTTCGCCCGGATGATGCAGGGCGCCACCGAGCTCCGCACCAGCGAGTTCGGCGACGCCCTGATCGAGAACATGTAA